The Erythrobacter sp. JK5 genome includes a region encoding these proteins:
- the cobA gene encoding uroporphyrinogen-III C-methyltransferase: MEKTGTIFLVGAGPGDPELLTLRAARLLATAGLVVHDGLVSDEILALAPSTAQFISVAKQRARHTLPQDEINLLLVREALKGRDVVRLKGGDPLIFGRGGEESELARAHGVPVEIVPGISAANGAAAAAQIALTHRDASSIVSFVAGQCKGLSDQDWSGLAGKGRTLVIYMGVKTAPQIAEKLMADGLAPDVPVAVIENAARPEMRVVRGLLAGLPDLVIEHAIKSPALIVIGDVTARDNLTIAQTAMEAAQ, encoded by the coding sequence ATGGAAAAGACCGGAACGATCTTTCTGGTGGGCGCAGGCCCGGGCGATCCCGAGCTGCTGACCCTGCGCGCGGCACGGCTGCTCGCGACTGCCGGGCTGGTGGTGCATGACGGGCTTGTTTCGGACGAGATACTCGCCCTCGCCCCCTCGACCGCGCAATTCATCTCGGTCGCCAAACAGCGCGCAAGGCACACCCTGCCGCAGGACGAGATCAACCTGTTGCTGGTGCGCGAAGCGCTGAAGGGCCGCGACGTTGTGCGGCTGAAAGGCGGCGATCCGCTGATCTTCGGTCGCGGCGGCGAGGAATCCGAACTGGCGCGTGCGCATGGTGTCCCGGTCGAGATCGTGCCCGGGATCAGCGCCGCCAACGGGGCGGCGGCTGCGGCGCAAATCGCGCTCACGCACCGCGACGCATCGAGCATCGTCAGCTTCGTCGCGGGCCAGTGCAAGGGGCTGTCGGATCAGGACTGGTCGGGCCTCGCGGGCAAGGGCCGCACGCTGGTGATCTACATGGGCGTCAAGACGGCGCCGCAGATCGCCGAAAAGCTGATGGCGGACGGGCTCGCGCCCGACGTTCCGGTGGCCGTGATCGAAAACGCCGCAAGGCCCGAAATGCGCGTGGTGCGTGGTTTGCTCGCCGGGCTGCCCGACCTTGTGATCGAGCACGCGATCAAGAGCCCCGCTCTGATCGTCATCGGCGACGTGACCGCCCGCGACAATCTGACAATCGCACAGACCGCTATGGAGGCAGCCCAGTGA
- a CDS encoding mechanosensitive ion channel family protein, with protein MTTTAAPSPTVTEPATAAPAATAAPAATPAPVVEASPTPEAVVTVAEGAKEGIASQSQTGAAVVESLDSYALVIGSLRISAFDVLFLLGSVAVVITVAWFATRFARRGLKRVRGFDDAQKLLAEKLATIIIWTIAFFVTVDLVGIDLTALAFFGGAFGLAIGFGLQKTFGNLISGILLLLDKSIKPGDVISVSDQAGNEAVGQIRKIGIRAISVVTRDQTEHLIPNENLMINQVVNWSYSSKDVRVKAPIGVSYGSDLKLVTELLYRAVDDTPRVLKNPKPRVNLMGFGDSSVDFELRFWIQDPESGIANIRSDVYMRIWELFQENDIEIPFPQRDLHLRSGVQVDQVIGTKGGGKG; from the coding sequence ATGACCACCACCGCCGCGCCCTCCCCCACGGTCACCGAGCCGGCGACTGCCGCGCCCGCCGCGACTGCCGCGCCCGCCGCGACCCCCGCGCCCGTGGTCGAGGCCAGCCCGACTCCTGAAGCCGTGGTTACCGTCGCCGAGGGCGCGAAGGAGGGGATCGCATCGCAGAGCCAGACCGGTGCCGCCGTGGTGGAATCGCTGGATAGCTATGCTCTGGTGATCGGGTCCCTGCGGATATCCGCGTTCGACGTGCTGTTCCTGCTTGGCTCGGTCGCGGTGGTCATCACGGTCGCGTGGTTCGCAACCCGGTTCGCGCGACGCGGCTTGAAGCGCGTGAGAGGTTTCGACGACGCGCAAAAGCTGCTCGCCGAAAAGCTCGCGACCATCATCATCTGGACGATCGCGTTCTTCGTCACGGTCGATCTGGTCGGGATCGATCTCACCGCGCTCGCTTTCTTTGGCGGCGCATTCGGCCTCGCAATCGGGTTTGGCCTGCAGAAGACCTTCGGCAACCTGATTTCGGGGATCCTGCTGCTGCTCGACAAGTCGATCAAGCCGGGTGACGTGATTTCTGTCTCGGACCAGGCGGGGAACGAGGCGGTCGGGCAGATTCGCAAGATCGGCATTCGTGCAATCTCGGTGGTCACTCGCGACCAGACCGAGCACCTGATCCCGAACGAGAACCTGATGATCAACCAGGTCGTGAACTGGTCCTACAGCTCGAAGGACGTGCGGGTGAAGGCCCCGATCGGGGTGTCGTATGGCAGCGATCTGAAGCTGGTGACCGAGCTGCTGTACCGCGCGGTCGACGATACGCCGCGCGTGCTCAAGAACCCCAAGCCGCGCGTCAACCTGATGGGGTTTGGCGACAGCTCGGTCGATTTCGAGCTGCGGTTCTGGATTCAGGATCCCGAAAGCGGCATCGCGAACATCCGGTCCGACGTCTACATGCGGATCTGGGAGCTGTTTCAGGAAAACGATATCGAAATCCCGTTCCCGCAGCGCGACCTGCACCTGCGTTCGGGCGTGCAGGTTGACCAGGTCATAGGGACCAAGGGCGGCGGGAAAGGCTGA
- a CDS encoding DUF2849 domain-containing protein, producing MKILTGNDLKTGAVIWWDGSNWSLHVDCAADVGIHGEEIMAREEALRRVNVPYIIEAESTAEGVRPAHIKDRIRALGPTVRPDLTHKPQDAEALDWVI from the coding sequence GTGAAGATCCTGACTGGCAACGACCTCAAGACCGGCGCGGTGATCTGGTGGGACGGCAGCAATTGGTCGCTCCATGTCGATTGCGCCGCCGATGTCGGCATCCATGGGGAAGAGATCATGGCGCGCGAGGAAGCGCTGCGCCGGGTCAACGTGCCCTACATCATCGAGGCCGAATCCACCGCCGAGGGCGTGCGCCCGGCGCATATCAAGGACCGCATCCGCGCGCTCGGCCCGACTGTGCGCCCCGACCTCACGCACAAGCCGCAAGACGCCGAAGCGCTCGACTGGGTGATCTGA